In Helicoverpa armigera isolate CAAS_96S chromosome 22, ASM3070526v1, whole genome shotgun sequence, the genomic stretch aatattttaaattattgttctttATATACATAAGACCGAGGCCGGCTCGCCCCGCCGCCCGTAAGGCAATGTGTGCTCGCTAATACATATTcacaataatacatatatatatactttatatatttacacAACGTAAGGTGGGGCACAGCGCCACACGCACCACCTGCACATTGTTATTATGATTTAGTAAAGCGTGTTACAATCcttttaaaatctaaaaatgaTCTAAAATAAGCATAATAATAAACGTTTCGTTACAAAACccttttaaacatttaataaactCAATACTAGGCCAATAAACAAATACCGTCAGTCCGCTCTTCAAAGATTTCAACTTACATTAATATATGCAAAAATGGTTCCTAAAGTAAAACCTAATGATATGAATATTAGAATTTTGTCTATCTAATGTCGTAAACAATAACATCCTCTGTGAACAGTGAGGGTGGCGAGGGGCGGGCGGCTCGGCTCTCTGACTACTTCATCTAATTAATGCCTTTTGTCAAACTTCTTAAGCGTACACTTTGAGGGTCAACATTCCTTGGTTTCACTACAAAGTTTACCTTAGCATTTGACGTGGTCGCGGTAATCCGTCATTACATTTTTCAATCTTGTTTCGTTAGAGCATCAAGATGAAAAATCAGCTAGAACCACTGTGGAAACTtatgataaactacatatttatacaagATTGGATCAGAATActagattttaaaatgtaatcatGCCCTCTACTGGACACTGTTCCGTTGTAGTACGTGTGCTGCGGTTTAACGTTGGACGGTCTAACAATATTCTAGAGACGATCATAACATTTGCTTATGTCTAAGAGATCGAATATTCAGACGcgaataaattaagttttacattattttgttagtttaaatATTCTGAATGCAAGTGCAGACACTTATTGTATTCCCAGTTATACAACTAATGTTTCGTTAAAGTTATCTAGCGCCGTGACGGCTGGCAAGCCAACGGAACAGTGTCGTACCGTGAGTAAATCTCTAATAGAAAAAAAGCGTTTCATTCTCACATCGATGCatcattcatttaaataacCTCAGACATATGCAGACAGACTTGCGTATAACTTCTttgttattacataattatatatctCCACTTTGTTTATGTTACACCATACTTctgatattttgataaatagttTAGACTGAGttaggcatatttttttatttgtggctGAAACACCAATGGTTATATTGTAATAATACATGCAAAATGAAATACATTATGTACGTAAAATGACGTGTTTCAGTGAACATTTGTCGAAACACCAGAAACATGATGttacataaacaataatgtCGAGATTAGTTTTTGTATATAATTACAACGAGCAATAGTAACCTTATTTTGATACAAATACAACTACTATTGCATACTGCAATGTTTCTGTTTATTCTTCAACTCGACTGGAGCTAagagataattatttaattatggagtgcaataaacttaatagtgtaataaaataggAAATGCCCTCCCGAACCATTTGACAAATGGCCGTTCTTTTCACTTTGGAAgacgtaacaaaaaaatattaaaaaattaggCTAATGCATTCGTGTCCAACAGTATATGAAATAATCTCATGTTGCCAATTAACATGAATTTACATACCGCGGGAGGGCAGACAGTCTCAGTAATAAGAATGGGACGTGGAGTTCTAATGCTGGTGCCAAAACATCGTACCGTGCCCGATACTCGAATAAATACTTCTGCGGACCACAATATACCACACGATTCAATTAATCAACACATATAATTTCCGTAACAAGTCTAATGAGGTAGCCCGTGAACATCGCTAACGATAATAACAACAATCGATCGTATATAACCGCTCCGAATACTAGAGAGCGCGACGAGTGTATGACACTTCTAAAATTCGTGATGAATAATTTACAATAGTTGGAGAGCGTCATACCGCCCTGCGGACATCGGGGAGCTACGAGCAGTGCGGCGTCTGTGCGGAGGCCTATCACAGCGACAGACAAGCGACGCGTCGCAGCACAAGCGCGGGTTTGGCAACAGCATTAGCGCGGCGCCTACAGCGAGCCGGCCGCGAAGCTCGCCGACGAGTTGCTGTGCGCCAGCGACAGCATGGAGCCCGACAGCGACTGCTCCTCCTCGCCGTAGCCCTCCCGCGAGCCCTCCGCGATCGCCATCGCGCTGCGACAAACATCAatgcattataattattagtcGTCATACACAAATGTGTGTTTTAGAGGAAAATATAAAGAAGGTGCGTGGTGTACCTGAAGCCGAGCCTGGCGCTCTCGCTGTCGAAGTGGTCGAGGTCGCGCTCGTGTCGCTCGTGCAGCAGCCGCGTGCGCTCCGCGCGCTCCGCCACGAACTGCGCGCACTCAGACTCCATCTGCCAGGGGGGAAACCAGTTTACAACCACAGTCATATAAACTTGCTTCAATTGCTTAGACTCCAAAACATGAGCacccttttaaaaaatattttgctattatttaaatttatttatgcaaaaaaaaaaatagagagtTTACATATGACTACCAGCTTTACCCAGTATTCGGTTCTCCTACACCCAACCTTTGGAGTGATTAGCTATCTTCAGATCACAAAGTCTATATTTCATCCAGGCACAGGAAGAAGTTCTTccgggacgagggtgaaaccgtgAGAATCAGCTAGTCTATTTACTGGAATAAAAAAAGTCTGATGGATGTAAGCTTCGAGTTACCTTCTGCTCGAGCAGCGCCCTCCGGACGGCGACTCGCTCCTCGAGCTCGCGACGCTCGCGGTTGCGCTGCGCCTCGGCCTGCATCTTGCTCTTGCTCTGGTACGCCGTCAGCATGTCCAGCTCGTGCTCCAGCTGCATCTTCAGCTGCTGGCACTCCATCTGGCATACCAATACTCGTTATTACAGCATCACGTGTGAAATTACAACACAACAAATCCAAACAAATTTGTATCTCCAAAAAACGTCCAAATCTGATACGTCAACTTTGGAATTCTTGTACACTATCATTATGTAAGCGGAACGGAATTACCCTCCTGGTAACTAGAATTTGAAATCGCACTGCGACTTTACATACAGATAAATCACTGATCGAAATGAGactaaactttaaaaataataaatgtagctTGACTGTGGGGTACTCACCATCTGGCTCTCGTCTAACCTCACGGTCTGCTTCTGCAGCATCTCGGTGATGCTCTGGTCGTACTGCTCGCCGAGCAGCACCAGCTTGCGACGCTTCTCGTCCTTCAGCGTCTTTATCACTTCCTTCTGATGCTCCTGGAAtgtcacaaataaaattgttagacAATCGTGATTGAAGGAAGGCAAGGATGAGGATGGCAGACACTAGCGCCTTTTTGCCTTTTGAATTACCATACTAAATGAAGTCTTTCAATAGAAGTTGAATAGAGATATAACATGTTACCTTAGCCGTCATCTGCAGTATCTGAGCTTTGAGCGCCTTGTACTGACGCGTCTGTATTTTGCACGTCTCGCGGAACTGTTTACGAATCTGCATCTCCTTTTGCTgtaatcatatttattatagtttcagtgttttgtgacattttttgtttgtagccaaaaggctccgaagctaatgaatcgatttgaaataggtacgggaagtagttccacTAGGAGGCGGATGAATCCGATGAAAACAGCCagtataattattatacatcGCGAAACCTTCAAGTCATACAAGTAAGTCAACCTATAAGCTTCGTCTTTTGGGCCCATTTCTGACCACATAAACGTCAGTTACTGGCGCTACTTTATACGTTCAATTTTCTAAAGTAAACTTCTAAGTATAGCAGTGTGTATGGTGGTTGCGTTACCTTGAGGCTCTTGGGCTGCTGCTTGAGCTGCAGCGCGTGCTTCTTGCGCAGCTCGTGCTCGGCGCGCTGCATGTACTCGCGCTGGTTGGCCAGCTCCGTGCCGTGCTGGTTCGACAGCTGCTCCTCTCTACAAAACAAGTCATGTCTTACTCTACTAGCGTACACATTACATTTACACGACAAAAAATATCTGCAGCTGTATAATGCAGCTGAGTagtagtgttttacatggagcaattCGATACCCCTTTGGTACTACTGATTGTCAGTTTTTCTAGCATACCCATAAGAACTTCCAAAGATTCATCTCCTATAATATTTGAATTcctcatgacaagatggtctcTCACGCACGGGATCCACCGCGCCAAGCATTGCTTTatcttatgatcgatcgattcACAAGTTTACTTCACTAATCACGATCTCTTCGGCATACAAAACAGtccgatataaaataaatatgtattactgtaATAATGAGTATGTTACCTAAGCGCATGCACGCCCTTCTGCTGTCGGTACTCGAGCTCCTGCGTCTTCTCGTGGTGCCGCAGCAACATCGCATGGGCCTGCTCCAACTGGTTCTGACGCTTGTTCAGCTCCTACCACGACACAACACATCGGATTAATATAACGAGACATAGATAGTTTGGTGGTGAAATAGCAACAGTAATGTCAATAACAAGAATCATTCAACCTTTATACTAAGAGCTGATCTTACAGGCATAGCTTCTGCGATGCACTTGTAATCAAGGATCTGATGATTGACGTCACTCTTATGCAGAGACAGACATGACCTTCATATATGATAACTTGATAACTGATTCAGTGGTTTCAATGTAGATATACAACAAGTTTCTCATTTGGCACACAGGTAAAAATTTGATGTGAGATATAGGTATTCCATACTATCCAGAAGGacacatggtgggttttagtcactAAGAGGCAGATGCTGCCTTACGCTGCCCGCAACGGGATTTGaacatttgataaaaaaataatataggtgtACACACCTCCCTGAGCAGTTCCTGCTCCTTGTGGTGCAGCGCGAGCATGCGGCGGCGGCGGAAGCGGCGCAGCTCCAGCTCCAGGTACTCGCGCTGCGACCGCACCAGTCGCATCTCCTCCGCCGCTTCCGCTTGCTTCAGGTTGTCCTTCTGAGATCTGCgatacaaacacacacattaaACTTAACTATCGTAGACACAGGCAAATGGTCATTTTATTCAGGCTGGGAGAAATGGTTCAAATTTAGATCGAGATTAGCACCCAATACACAAATGTTTTAGGTTCAATTAATGCAGATAAAGATCTCCTATAATGTATTAGATATCAACATTTTAGAATCACATATACTTCGCAAATTATTAGTATAAAGCATGGAAGAATTAAAATAGCAAACTGAAATTGTATAATAActtatgttttttatatatttttcgtttGTAATGCTGTTggtgtgtcaataaataaagaacacAGGTGAATTATTGtgaaagtttcataaaactCGTAAAAGCGATTTCTATCAGACCTGGGAAATCGAAACGGAGACCCTGTGCACAGTCTCTTAATCTAACCTAACGAGCTATCGAACTATTTATTGAATGgctaataaaaagtttaaagtcAATGTACGTACTGTAATGTGGCATCCCGCTGCCTCTTGGGCGTAGCGTCGTCCATGCTGAGCTCCTTTTTCCACCGCTCCTTGTTGGCCTTGTACTCGCGCTTGCGCTGCGTCTCGAAGGCCTTGCGGTCCTGCTCCTGCCGCGCCGTGATGTCCTTGATTAACTTCTTCTCCGCCGCCGCGTTCTGCTTCTGCTTGCGTTCTAGCTCTTGCGCGTGTTTTGTCTAGAAACAGTTTAGAATACTTTTAAATTCAGAATAGCCCAGGAGATGGAACGAACTTGATTCTGATAAAACGGACTGACCTCAGATGGTAATAGATACATAGAGACAAATGGAATGAGGGAAGGGAGGCTTTTGCCCTGCGTTTGGGACAACAGAAGctcatacatttataataatatggtgATTGACTGACTACCTGAGAAAAAATACCGCTAGATGTATAGAAGgtcaattctgggttaagctcgtcgttgtacataaactttctttattctttgtatatttattgttaattgtgcaataaagaataataattaatgtgtaGTCCTGTTTTGACAGACTTGATTTACTGACTGTAGGCTGAGGAGACGAAGCCTAGCATTTGGCTTGCTAGCAAGACTATCATCCCTGAAAGCTCATTTGAAATATTGTCGTGATAATTGTGGTAATAATTAGAAGGTGGTGCGTACCTGCAGCCGCTCGAGGTCGCGGGACAGCTGCTGCAGCAGCGCCTCGTACTCGCGGTCGAGCTGCGCCTTGTGCGCGTCCACGTCGGCCTTGCAGCGCTCCTCCAGCTTCAGCAGCGCCGCCTGGTGCTCGCGCCGCATGCGCTTGTAGCCCGACATCTGCTCGTGCATCTCCTGCCACACAACATCCTGCTTATCGGCTCCACACACATACTTATACTAACATATCTTACGACTTTTAAGGACAAGTTGCTTCTCGAGCGAGGAGACTCAAGAGGCGATCCTATACAAACTCGGTTTTTGTCGATATTCAAGTGTCTTAGTAAGTTTGCTGGACACTACAAAGGCGGTTGTTTAGCCACTTTTGCTTGAGAACCTAGCTCATAGATTTTATTATCCCCGTAAAGCGGATATATCTCACACAGTACGAACTTGGCGAATAATATGACAATATAGAGTAGTTAACTACCTGGTTGTGTTCCTTCTGCTGCTTGGTGACGATGCTGGTGGTTCGTATTGTGGCGAAGTTGTTGGCGCCGTGCTCGGAGACCAGCGACATCGCCGCCGACACGTTGTTGCTTATACCTGCAACATTAACAACGTCAATTTATTGCTGTCGCCAAATATTTGGTGGAGAATATTTGTTCATGGCTACATATAAGCAAAACTTAAGTTAtagccgttcccaatattccaTTTTTGTGTTGATTGAGGATTTGCTTCTTAGAGATGGAATTTACaaattagccccatacaagtaatgtcaaattgaATCTCTAGTTAGCAAAGCCacaaatagataaaatattggtaccGGTGGTTAGTAAATAGATGTGTAATGTACTGACTGGTGTTGGGCGGGCGGCGCGTGGTGTTGCGGTTGTCGTCGGCGGGCCAGGCGGGCGGCGCGTTGACGTAGTCGCGGTAGTCGGGCGGCGGGCGCTCGGCGCGGGCGTCGCGGATGGCGTCGCGGTTGGCGTAGTCGTCGGCGTAGTCGTCGCAGAGCGAGTCGCGGTTGGCGTAGTCGCGCAGCGCGTCGCGGTTCACGTAGTCGTCGTGCGCGCCCGCCAGAGGGCTCTCGCTCTCTCTGCGTACGAAACACCAACATGAGAAAAGCCAGCTCTTGCCAACTCTGAAACCCAAGTGCGGCTCTAGCTAGTGCGGGACGTGCATACGGAAAGCACTACTGTGCTACAGACTACATACAAACACATTAACATACAATACAAACTACTTATTACATGCAAATTTATACTACTGGGATAATTTAATCATGCCATTTTACTACGTAATCCAAACTACTACATTTACCAAAATTACAGGAAAATAATCTACTTATACGCAAATACGATTACTACACATGCACAACTACAGTACAacacaaattacataattcagATGTTGGATACTCATATTTACAGACACATACGGTGCAATAAAGCGTCAATAAAAATCTGcttaaaaatcatgaaataaagATGAACAAGTTTTTAGACTCtattaaattatgttcaaaagtAGAATAAATTGTACTTGTGTAATATAATACAGTAGCGGTACATACCTGGTGGATTGCGCAGAGTGTTGGTGGTTGAGATGCGTGTACTGCGGCTGCTGCTGATGCTGGTGGTGGTTCGCGTTCACCGGCTGACAAACACAAACAACACTcattcaattataatattacatcaCCCATTGTATGTGGCACATAAAATTTATTCAAGTTTTGCGATTTCTGAATCGAAAAAGAAAGAAGTCCACAATGGGattatttattacgtttttatACTAGCGGGATTTCCTAGCATTCACGAAACAACAAATTGACAAATTGTGCATAAGATTGCGAAAACAACCAAAGCCACGCTGTGCTTCCCATTTTGTTTGCGAGGGttacatttacatttttgaacagCCCTACCAACAAGTATGAATATCCAGGGGTAGCTGACCGACAAACATTGCTGTATATCTATCTTACGGATGCTATTGAGCAAGAAATGTATAAACCATATCGAAAGTGCCATAATTTTGCGATTCTGCCAGTTTCCTAGTTGACATTTGAGCAAAATTGTCCCTTAGACTCCATGAAATAGAGTGAGTGATATAGTTACCGGATGTGGTCGGCGGCGCAGACTGCCGGAGGACGAGCTCTGGCTGGAGGCGCCGGCCGCGCTGTGCTCCGACGTCGCGGAGTTCGACTTCGAGCTGTCCCCACCTGAACGCTCCTCCGCTGTCTCTTCGCTGTCGCCTGCAAGTGTACAACAGAACTAAGATTAACTGCAAGCTCGAATTATGGAATCCCACGTAAATGTgagatatgttttattttggggAAGATGTTGGTGTTCATCATAAATATTGCTCCATATCTTGATGTGTTACTttgttctaaaattataatgttgaaaacttaaataaaacagtacTCCATCATTTGAAACAATACGAAAACAGCATGTGACAATATCATCTTTGGTGAACGATAAAAAGGTCAGACACGCGCTACGAAAGTGGGTCaagtgtttataaatataaagataacaATCAGTACATACCAATAGCGCTCTCGTTATCAGCGTCCACCATCAGTATCTTCTTCATCTTCCTGTAGTTGAGATTGTCGAGGTCCCGCACGGCCGCCTTGGTCCGCTGTATGAGGTCCACGAGCACGTTGGGTGACCGCGGCCGCGTGATGAAGGGATGCGACAGGAGCTTCGTAGAGGACGGTCGATCCTGCGGGTTCTTCTGTAGGCACGCCTCCACGAAGTAGCGGAATGTGTCCGTCCATTCTGGAGCCTGCAACACGTACTTTATTGTATATAAATTTTTGGTTAGAAAtcacataaacaaacaataaaaaaacaaaacaacacacaAAGAATCCAATTGGCAAGCATGAAAACAGATATTCAttagaattttgaaataacaacTATGAATAACGATATAAGTGTTCAAATGTAATGATAGTTACCTGTAAGGTGGGCGAGTCGTTCTGAGCGATGTGGTAGAGCGCGGACATAGCGTTCATGTTGAAGTAGGGAGGCTTGCGCTCCGCCAGCTCGATACACGTGATGCCTAGCGACCACACGTCCACCTGGAAACAAAGCACAACCACAGATGTAGCTTTTGAAGGGTAGTCACCGGtcttaatattttcttcttaaacTACATATAAAACATGCCATAATAATTGAACCTTCAAAAtaagtgttaaaataattaagatgaGCAGAGCAACTTTGTAGATACAAGTACTACGTAGTTCAGGTTAGTCACTACCCTTAAGCTTCTTTTGATTGAATTGAACAGCGGACTGACCTTTCCATCATACTGTCCCTCGTCCATGGCGAGTATGACCTCCGGCGCCATCCAGTAGGGCGTGCCGACGAAGCTGTTGGCGGGGCACTTGATGCTGGCGCTGCCGAAGTCGGCCAGCTTGACCGTGCCGTTCTCGGTGAGCAGGATGTTGCCCGCCTTGATGTCGCGGTGGATGCGGCCCAGGCTGTGCAGGTACGACAGCCCGCACACCACGCCCTCGCAGATCGCCGCGATCTCCTCCTCTCGTAGCGGCCGTTTGTGTACCTAGAATCAAGTGATTTTATTCATttctgtttgttattttatttatccgcAGTAGCAGTTTGTTGCTATTTATGAATCCTTCAATTGCAATGGTTAGGTACTTCAATTATGATGAATTCTTATTGCAGAAATAAGTATCATGTTACTCCTATTAGAGACTTCCAATCAGTTCACTTCCTATAACAATGTTAAATACTAGCTAATTGAGATTTATTATGATGAATTGTGGTTACATAAAGACATCCATGTAGTGCTCTAGAATGATGAGTACTGGCCTATAACAACTGCATACAATAGCTAACGATACGAATGCAATGAGAGTCAAGGGAAGCACGATCCACGATGTCGGAAGTCAGATTGTGTTATGTAACACAAAAACAGGAAACAATATGACattatatgatatttatttaattagcaTGTAGCGCGCGTCGGCACGCGGCTTGCATTCATTAGACGACTAGCGGGGGCCCCGACACCACTTGACATTTTTGAGGAAAGCATTTTACATTGTATATATTGATATTTGATCTGACCGTGGTCCTCTGGCTGAGCGGTCCAATTTACTAGATtcattacttacctatgtatgttgtaCATGACATAAGGTTGCAATAGAATATCACATGAAGGTGGGCACTCCCtcataaactattataaatattggaagctatacattttttttttttcacatatttattcaatgcttgagttagaCAAGTTacgtagggtgagtgctagctagcatgtggtggattttataaatcatttttaaatgtaattttattttatgacaatattgcgtattgcatactgcaatatactcattgtactttgttgaaaggttcttttaacctacagacagacaagtgttgctggggagtttgttgcgccacttcttcttcccagcaaaaacacataagaagtggtgaagggtgggcgttttgggggctgtcttatgtaattttttttctgacgttcgaaaagtgctgttttgcagccaagtttgaataaataagttttgattttgattttgattttgacccAATACCGAAGTGACCTTGTATCTGACGCAATAGAAAGGATTTTCCGAAATCGACTTCTTGAGTGAAACAATGATGGTTTTTTGAAAGTAAGTCAAATGCTTAAGATTAACATAACACAGGAGAATGGTCGCATCCTGCTGAGCTCCTCTTACATAATTATGAGCTTTTACATAAGGGCGCGAGTTTAAGTATGTATAGAAATTGGAAAGCGTCAGATTCTGTTTCTATTAGATTAATTATGAGCGAAACAAATCTGTATTTAGAACATAAGCCCCAAGAAACATTCCGTGTTCTTCTCTTATCTACAAAACGTGCAATAAATACGTTTGTTCATTGTTGTAAGGGAGCTACCGTGTTGCGCAATATCCAGCCTGGTGACTGATGGACAGCAATGTCTAACTATAGGGTCCCGTTTAACATTTGGTtagggaaccctaaaaaatggtAATCTTGTTCTTATCGAGTGTGCTGCATGTTTAATCACccaacaagccctagtgtcagagttgtctcaaatccgcctgatggcctctgacgtggaattaaACTTCAACTTCTACTGGTGGTAATaaagtacaataataaatatggtaCTGGTATAATATGTGACTAAAATGTGGATTCAGGATTGAGAATGCGTAATACATAAGTTGATTTGAATTTCTTCTGGGAAATCAAAGATAACAAACACACAATATGAGCGTTAGAATAATAATTTCGGATGCAAGTTATTCACTATGTAGTGTAGTTTATTAGTCATTGAGATTCCGAGAATATTGAGTatgcagtttattttttcattcaacatattatttttctgtttaggAATATGAAACCTGTACTTAAAGAGTGGGTAAAATATGTGGCCAAGACGAAACATGCAAGGCAACGAAATATTAAGTATGTAGAACATATGTTAAGATTTGGAGCTATTTGTAATGTTGAAACTAATTTTAACTCGGCGTCATTGTAGAAATGTAAAGTCTTACCTCATTAATAGTAAACTTTCAATCAATACTTTAAGGACAAGTGCAGCACTTGCCTGACTCATCAAAATTTGAATTTGAGTCAAGCACGAACATTGATTCATATTCAATACGGTTTGAAATCCGTTATTACGTAAACTCGATTTGCTAGGTCAAGGACAAATATTCATCTCGCAATACAGTAGTTTCTGGCAATATCATTGACTAAATTTCGTATGCGACTTAGTTCCGCCCGCGggaactacatatgtatgtctATCTACTATATCCCGAACCCCGAAAAATGCCCTGTTACGTCTACGTCTCAATCTGTTGTGTTGTGCTGCCTGTGAATCTTACTCCTCTTGCATTTATAACAGTATGGAGTATTCGCCCTGTACTCAATTGAAGGAAACTCAATTAACTATGTTGTATACCGATTTATAGGTACGTGACGAATCTGTTGCAACTAATAGAGAAAGCTAATTCTAAACGAATATTAAGTTTGAGTAATAGAATTTGGCAAATGAATGCTAAAGGAATCAGATGACGTCCATATGTATGAATAATACTATATTTCTTAAGTGTTTGGTAGTTCGTAAGTGATTCACAccttcaattaatttattatattattaaaatgtccactttatctatattttatttatctatgtatccttatattttattaggatGATTCATTGACGAATTGCTTCTGTAGTATGTAAATACTTTCAAGTCCTCATCCTTATTAGCTTAGTGGATTAGCCGAAgattaatatgataattttgttaaagtttcCATAGTAAATAACTTCTAAAGTAGTGAGgtgttacaaaaaaagttaaaccaAATTTTGAtactcataaaatattgtattcgaatttttatttatacatctgTTAAGTCagtaactttatttgtttgattaacttttaaattgaagtggtaataaaaatctatatttttgttaacccAGTTTAACCAGACCCAGTTGTGTCTAGAAATTTAGCATGGATAGTGTGTGTAACAACTAGTGAGACAGTGTGTGCAACACACTAGCTCTACCTATTTAATAGTCACATGGAACCTTGACTA encodes the following:
- the LOC110370879 gene encoding serine/threonine-protein kinase Tao isoform X4, whose translation is MPRPGSLKDPDIAELFSRHDPEKIFEDLREIGHGSFGAVYYARCNLTKEIVAIKKMSYVGKQSEEKWQDILKEIKFLKQLEHPNTIEYKGCYKREHTAWLVMEYCVGSASDIIEVHKRPLREEEIAAICEGVVCGLSYLHSLGRIHRDIKAGNILLTENGTVKLADFGSASIKCPANSFVGTPYWMAPEVILAMDEGQYDGKVDVWSLGITCIELAERKPPYFNMNAMSALYHIAQNDSPTLQYVLQAPEWTDTFRYFVEACLQKNPQDRPSSTKLLSHPFITRPRSPNVLVDLIQRTKAAVRDLDNLNYRKMKKILMVDADNESAIGDSEETAEERSGGDSSKSNSATSEHSAAGASSQSSSSGSLRRRPHPPVNANHHQHQQQPQYTHLNHQHSAQSTRESESPLAGAHDDYVNRDALRDYANRDSLCDDYADDYANRDAIRDARAERPPPDYRDYVNAPPAWPADDNRNTTRRPPNTSISNNVSAAMSLVSEHGANNFATIRTTSIVTKQQKEHNQEMHEQMSGYKRMRREHQAALLKLEERCKADVDAHKAQLDREYEALLQQLSRDLERLQTKHAQELERKQKQNAAAEKKLIKDITARQEQDRKAFETQRKREYKANKERWKKELSMDDATPKRQRDATLQSQKDNLKQAEAAEEMRLVRSQREYLELELRRFRRRRMLALHHKEQELLREELNKRQNQLEQAHAMLLRHHEKTQELEYRQQKGVHALREEQLSNQHGTELANQREYMQRAEHELRKKHALQLKQQPKSLKQKEMQIRKQFRETCKIQTRQYKALKAQILQMTAKEHQKEVIKTLKDEKRRKLVLLGEQYDQSITEMLQKQTVRLDESQMMECQQLKMQLEHELDMLTAYQSKSKMQAEAQRNRERRELEERVAVRRALLEQKMESECAQFVAERAERTRLLHERHERDLDHFDSESARLGFSAMAIAEGSREGYGEEEQSLSGSMLSLAHSNSSASFAAGSL
- the LOC110370879 gene encoding serine/threonine-protein kinase Tao isoform X2, whose protein sequence is MPRPGSLKDPDIAELFSRHDPEKIFEDLREIGHGSFGAVYYARCNLTKEIVAIKKMSYVGKQSEEKWQDILKEIKFLKQLEHPNTIEYKGCYKREHTAWLVMEYCVGSASDIIEVHKRPLREEEIAAICEGVVCGLSYLHSLGRIHRDIKAGNILLTENGTVKLADFGSASIKCPANSFVGTPYWMAPEVILAMDEGQYDGKVDVWSLGITCIELAERKPPYFNMNAMSALYHIAQNDSPTLQYVLQAPEWTDTFRYFVEACLQKNPQDRPSSTKLLSHPFITRPRSPNVLVDLIQRTKAAVRDLDNLNYRKMKKILMVDADNESAIGDSEETAEERSGGDSSKSNSATSEHSAAGASSQSSSSGSLRRRPHPPVNANHHQHQQQPQYTHLNHQHSAQSTRVGKSWLFSCWCFVRRESESPLAGAHDDYVNRDALRDYANRDSLCDDYADDYANRDAIRDARAERPPPDYRDYVNAPPAWPADDNRNTTRRPPNTSISNNVSAAMSLVSEHGANNFATIRTTSIVTKQQKEHNQMHEQMSGYKRMRREHQAALLKLEERCKADVDAHKAQLDREYEALLQQLSRDLERLQTKHAQELERKQKQNAAAEKKLIKDITARQEQDRKAFETQRKREYKANKERWKKELSMDDATPKRQRDATLQSQKDNLKQAEAAEEMRLVRSQREYLELELRRFRRRRMLALHHKEQELLREELNKRQNQLEQAHAMLLRHHEKTQELEYRQQKGVHALREEQLSNQHGTELANQREYMQRAEHELRKKHALQLKQQPKSLKQKEMQIRKQFRETCKIQTRQYKALKAQILQMTAKEHQKEVIKTLKDEKRRKLVLLGEQYDQSITEMLQKQTVRLDESQMMECQQLKMQLEHELDMLTAYQSKSKMQAEAQRNRERRELEERVAVRRALLEQKMESECAQFVAERAERTRLLHERHERDLDHFDSESARLGFSAMAIAEGSREGYGEEEQSLSGSMLSLAHSNSSASFAAGSL